Proteins encoded within one genomic window of [Enterobacter] lignolyticus SCF1:
- the rlmC gene encoding 23S rRNA (uracil(747)-C(5))-methyltransferase RlmC → MQCALYDAGRCRSCQWIEQPVSQQLLAKMSDLQALLSDLPVQEWHAPVSGPEQGFRNKAKMVVSGSVEKPLLGMLRRDGTPEDLTHCPLYPPAFAAVFAVLKPFIARAGLTPYNVARRRGELKYLLLTESQLDGGMMLRFVLRSTGKLEQLRAALPWLQQQLPQLKVISVNIQPVHMAIMEGDEEIFLTGAQALAENFNGVPLWIRPQSFFQTNPTVATSLYATARDWVRGLPVTHMWDLFCGVGGFGLHCATPAMTLTGIEIAPEAIACAKQSAAELGLTNLRFQALDSTQFAVGQGEAPGLVLVNPPRRGIGEALCAYLDRMAPDYIVYSSCNAQSMAKDIARLPHYRIERVQLFDMFPHTAHYEVLTLLVRER, encoded by the coding sequence ATGCAGTGCGCACTCTATGACGCCGGTCGTTGCCGCTCCTGTCAGTGGATTGAACAACCGGTTTCGCAACAGCTCTTAGCCAAAATGTCCGACCTGCAGGCGCTGCTGTCTGACCTGCCGGTTCAGGAGTGGCACGCGCCGGTGAGCGGCCCGGAGCAGGGCTTTCGCAATAAGGCCAAAATGGTGGTCAGCGGCAGCGTGGAGAAACCGCTGCTCGGGATGCTGCGCCGTGACGGCACCCCGGAAGATCTGACCCACTGCCCGCTGTACCCGCCCGCGTTTGCGGCGGTCTTCGCCGTCCTGAAGCCGTTCATCGCCCGCGCCGGACTGACGCCGTACAATGTTGCCCGCAGGCGCGGCGAGCTCAAATACCTGCTGTTGACCGAAAGCCAGCTCGACGGCGGCATGATGCTGCGCTTTGTGCTGCGTTCGACCGGCAAGCTTGAGCAGCTTCGCGCCGCGCTGCCGTGGCTGCAGCAGCAGCTGCCGCAGCTGAAGGTTATTTCCGTGAATATCCAGCCGGTGCATATGGCCATTATGGAAGGCGACGAAGAGATCTTTCTGACCGGGGCGCAGGCGCTGGCGGAAAACTTTAACGGCGTACCGCTGTGGATCCGCCCGCAGAGCTTCTTTCAGACTAACCCGACCGTTGCCACCAGCCTGTATGCCACCGCTCGCGACTGGGTGCGCGGCCTTCCGGTAACGCATATGTGGGATCTGTTCTGCGGCGTCGGAGGGTTTGGCCTGCACTGCGCAACGCCTGCAATGACGCTGACCGGCATTGAAATCGCGCCGGAAGCTATCGCCTGCGCGAAGCAGTCGGCGGCGGAGCTTGGGCTCACCAACCTGCGCTTTCAGGCGCTCGACTCCACGCAGTTTGCCGTCGGGCAGGGCGAGGCGCCCGGGCTGGTGCTGGTGAACCCGCCGCGTCGCGGCATCGGCGAAGCGCTTTGCGCGTATCTGGATCGGATGGCGCCGGACTATATCGTCTATTCGAGCTGCAACGCGCAGTCGATGGCGAAGGATATCGCCCGCCTGCCGCATTACCGGATTGAACGTGTGCAGCTGTTCGATATGTTTCCGCATACCGCGCATTATGAGGTGTTAACGCTTCTGGTCAGGGAACGCTGA
- a CDS encoding YbjO family protein, with translation MGFFSKTRRSHASLNVPALVQVAALAIILIRALDLLMIFNLLGVGGMEEFVHRSVQTWTLTLVFLASLVLVFVEIWCAFSVVKGRNWARWLYLLTQVIAAGYLWAASLGYGYPELFSIAGESKREIFRSLVMQKLPDLLVLFLLFVPASSRRFFRLQ, from the coding sequence GTGGGATTTTTTTCGAAAACGCGTCGTTCGCATGCCAGTCTCAACGTTCCTGCGCTGGTGCAGGTGGCGGCGCTCGCTATTATTTTAATCCGCGCTCTCGATTTGCTGATGATCTTCAACCTGCTGGGGGTTGGGGGCATGGAGGAGTTCGTCCATCGCAGCGTGCAGACCTGGACGCTGACGCTGGTGTTTCTCGCAAGCCTGGTGCTGGTGTTTGTCGAAATCTGGTGCGCGTTTTCGGTGGTCAAAGGCCGCAACTGGGCGCGCTGGCTGTACCTGCTGACCCAGGTGATTGCCGCAGGCTACCTGTGGGCGGCGTCGCTAGGGTACGGCTATCCTGAGCTGTTCAGCATTGCCGGTGAGTCGAAGCGGGAAATTTTCCGCTCGCTGGTGATGCAAAAACTGCCGGATCTGCTGGTGCTGTTCCTGCTTTTTGTTCCTGCCAGCAGCCGCCGCTTTTTCCGTTTACAATAA
- the potI gene encoding putrescine ABC transporter permease PotI, which translates to MNNLPVVRSPWRLVILSLGFFFLYAPMLMLVIYSFNSSKLVTVWAGWSTRWYSELFHDDAMMSAVGLSLTIAACAATMAAILGTIAAVVMVRFGRFSGSNGFAFMITAPLVMPDVITGLSLLLLFVALGHAIGWPSDRGMLTIWLAHVTFCTAYVAVVISSRLRELDRSIEEAAMDLGATPLKVFFIITLPMIMPAVISGWLLAFTLSLDDLVIASFVSGPGATTLPMLVFSSVRMGVNPEINALATLILGVVGIVGFIAWYLMARTEKQRLRDIQRARRI; encoded by the coding sequence ATGAACAACTTACCGGTAGTCCGCTCTCCCTGGCGTCTGGTGATTCTGTCGCTGGGGTTCTTCTTTCTCTACGCGCCGATGCTGATGCTGGTGATTTACTCGTTCAACAGCTCCAAACTGGTGACGGTGTGGGCAGGGTGGTCCACGCGCTGGTACAGCGAGCTGTTCCACGATGATGCGATGATGAGCGCGGTGGGGCTGAGCCTGACCATCGCCGCCTGTGCGGCGACGATGGCGGCGATCCTCGGCACCATCGCGGCCGTGGTGATGGTGCGCTTCGGGCGTTTTAGCGGTTCGAACGGCTTTGCCTTTATGATCACCGCGCCGCTGGTGATGCCTGACGTGATAACCGGCCTGTCGCTGCTGCTGCTGTTTGTCGCGCTCGGCCATGCGATCGGCTGGCCGTCGGACAGGGGGATGCTGACCATCTGGCTGGCTCACGTCACCTTCTGTACGGCGTACGTGGCGGTGGTTATCTCCTCGCGCCTGCGCGAGCTCGACCGCTCTATTGAGGAGGCGGCGATGGATCTTGGCGCAACGCCGCTCAAGGTCTTTTTCATCATCACGCTGCCGATGATTATGCCGGCGGTGATCTCGGGCTGGCTGCTGGCCTTCACGCTGTCGCTGGATGATCTGGTTATCGCAAGCTTCGTCTCCGGCCCGGGGGCGACGACGCTGCCGATGCTGGTCTTCTCCAGCGTACGTATGGGGGTGAACCCGGAAATTAACGCCCTGGCGACGCTTATCCTCGGCGTGGTCGGTATTGTTGGTTTTATCGCCTGGTACCTGATGGCCCGTACAGAAAAGCAGCGGCTGCGCGATATCCAGCGTGCAAGACGCATCTGA
- the potH gene encoding putrescine ABC transporter permease PotH, whose product MSVLESPARARQPGGFALTLAQLQMKYGRKLVIALPYVWLILLFMLPFLIVFKISLADMARTIPPYTNLLEWADDQVTLTLNIGNFLQLTGDPLYFEAYLQSLQVAAISTACCLLLGYPLAWAVAHSKPSTRNILLLLVILPSWTSFLIRVYAWMGILKNNGLLNNFLMWLGVIDQPLTILHTNLAVYIGIVYAYLPFMVLPIYTALTRIDYSLVEASLDLGAKPLKTFFSVIVPLTKGGIIAGSMLVFIPAVGEFVIPELLGGPDSIMIGRVLWQEFFNNRDWPVAAAVAIVMLLLLIVPIMWFHKHQQKQMGEHG is encoded by the coding sequence ATGAGTGTCTTAGAATCACCGGCTCGCGCCCGCCAGCCGGGCGGTTTTGCGCTGACTCTGGCGCAGCTGCAAATGAAGTACGGCCGTAAGCTGGTCATTGCGCTGCCGTACGTCTGGCTTATTTTGCTGTTTATGCTGCCGTTCCTGATTGTGTTCAAAATCAGCCTTGCGGATATGGCGCGCACGATCCCGCCCTACACCAACCTGCTGGAGTGGGCGGATGACCAGGTCACCCTGACGCTTAACATCGGCAACTTCCTGCAGCTTACGGGCGACCCGCTCTATTTCGAGGCCTACCTGCAGTCGCTGCAGGTGGCGGCGATTTCGACGGCCTGCTGTCTGCTGCTCGGGTATCCACTGGCGTGGGCGGTGGCGCACAGCAAGCCGTCGACGCGCAATATTCTGCTGCTGCTGGTTATCCTGCCGTCGTGGACGTCGTTTTTAATCCGCGTCTACGCGTGGATGGGGATCCTGAAAAACAACGGCTTACTGAATAACTTCCTGATGTGGCTTGGGGTTATCGATCAGCCGTTGACCATTCTGCATACCAACCTTGCGGTGTATATCGGTATTGTGTACGCCTATCTGCCGTTTATGGTGCTGCCGATTTATACCGCCCTGACGCGCATCGACTATTCGCTGGTGGAAGCCTCGCTCGATCTCGGTGCGAAGCCGCTGAAAACCTTCTTCAGCGTCATTGTGCCGCTAACCAAAGGCGGAATTATCGCTGGCTCGATGCTGGTGTTTATTCCGGCGGTGGGCGAGTTCGTTATCCCGGAGCTGTTGGGCGGCCCGGACAGCATCATGATAGGCCGCGTGCTGTGGCAGGAGTTCTTTAACAACCGCGACTGGCCGGTCGCCGCCGCCGTCGCCATTGTGATGCTGCTGCTGCTGATCGTCCCAATCATGTGGTTCCACAAGCATCAGCAGAAACAGATGGGAGAACACGGATGA